In Cryptomeria japonica chromosome 10, Sugi_1.0, whole genome shotgun sequence, a genomic segment contains:
- the LOC131858971 gene encoding receptor-like protein kinase HSL1, translating into MHIRALAFFCFILTFLLLLLQCIALSQDGVILLKIKKGDWRDIRNALSDWNESHKNPCAWTGISYDTFNTVTTVDLTGDSISGNLTSAICGLSNLTALTLQDNAFSGPFPIALLQCKRLQKLDLSSNKFSGMLPSRISELSELRELNLSFNDFSGFIPPAFGMLPKLEALFFHENSLSGAFPKFVGNLESLKNFTIGGNPLSPGVVPTELGNLKHLQELWLYSCNLEGGIPTFFGNLTHLEWLDLSLNYLSGAIPTSLMALSNLRELYLYHNNLSGQIPANIGQLKSLSSLDFSDNQLHGTIPDGFANLTYLNCLQLFNNRLTGEIPAQLGTLRYLSYLKLFGNRLSGWLPQSLGTSSNLVLVLVRGNELEGPLPKNLCRGGAVYGFSGSSNNFNGSLPSSFEDCKSLEYLNISHNKFEGPISSAIGEAKNLIRLDISNNQFSSEIPPGL; encoded by the coding sequence ATGCACATTCGTGCTCTCGCTTTCTTTTGCTTCATTCTCACCTTTTTACTTTTGCTTCTCCAGTGCATTGCCCTATCGCAAGATGGCGTAATTCTGCTTAAAATCAAGAAGGGAGATTGGAGGGACATCCGAAATGCTTTGAGCGACTGGAATGAGTCTCATAAAAATCCATGTGCTTGGACAGGAATCTCCTATGATACTTTCAACACCGTTACCACTGTTGATCTCACGGGAGACTCCATTTCTGGCAACCTCACTTCCGCTATATGCGGTCTTTCTAATCTCACGGCCTTGACTCTCCAAGATAATGCTTTCAGCGGTCCCTTCCCCATTGCTCTCTTGCAATGCAAGCGTTTGCAGAAGCTCGATTTGTCGAGTAACAAGTTTTCTGGTATGCTGCCCTCTCGTATCTCTGAATTGAGTGAGTTGAGAGAGTTGAACTTGTCATTTAATGATTTCAGTGGCTTCATTCCTCCAGCTTTCGGAATGTTGCCAAAGCTCGAAGCTCTCTTCTTCCACGAAAATAGTTTGAGCGGGGCATTTCCTAAATTTGTCGGGAATTTGGAGTCTCTGAAGAACTTCACGATTGGTGGTAATCCTCTGAGTCCTGGTGTAGTGCCCACAGAGCTTGGCAATTTAAAGCACCTGCAGGAGTTATGGCTATATAGCTGTAATCTTGAAGGCGGAATTCCGACTTTCTTTGGCAATTTAACCCATTTGGAGTGGTTGGATTTGTCGTTGAATTATCTCTCGGGTGCTATTCCTACCAGTTTAATGGCTCTCTCGAATTTGAGAGAATTATATCTCTATCACAACAATTTGTCTGGACAAATTCCGGCCAACATTGGCCAACTGAAGAGCTTATCCAGTTTGGATTTTAGTGACAATCAGCTTCACGGCACAATTCCCGACGGATTCGCCAATCTCACATATTTGAATTGTCTGCAGCTGTTCAACAATCGACTTACCGGAGAGATACCTGCTCAGCTCGGCACACTACGTTACTTAAGTTATTTGAAGCTGTTCGGCAACAGGCTCAGTGGATGGTTACCCCAGAGTTTGGGTACATCCTCCAATCTCGTTCTCGTTCTAGTGAGGGGAAACGAATTGGAAGGTCCTCTGCCAAAGAATCTGTGTCGAGGAGGAGCGGTCTATGGCTTTTCTGGATCTTCAAATAATTTCAACGGTAGTCTGCCTTCGTCGTTTGAAGATTGCAAATCTCTAGAGTATCTGAATATCAGCCACAATAAGTTTGAAGGCCCCATTTCATCTGCAATTGGCGAAGCGAAGAATCTGATTCGGTTGGATATAAGCAACAACCAGTTTAGCAGTGAGATTCCCCCTGGGCTATGA